From a single Triplophysa rosa linkage group LG1, Trosa_1v2, whole genome shotgun sequence genomic region:
- the trim66 gene encoding tripartite motif-containing protein 66 isoform X4 produces MAQSLCTFCNKWLCFQCTDLHQHERTSTQPADLQHQQRDPPSPSEIGAGCCRQAVVMCPLHKQEPLELLCETCDLMACSICHLSAHKDHRLVHVGKALQDQRWLLQNLMARVEEKRSAVERTAKQVQGRLHGIKITQRKAENQIKMAKMIMMNELNKRANLLIEQLESISSDFKQRLEDQLQGAIELCSQLEHVQNFITWATAHNRHNPLLFSKELIALQMQQLLEPLMLSESWAPLKIKFNWDASFWTKQMSTLGQLVVEGGSRSYTEIVGHPSILRPQPVPCIAMPPLCHAVREPGCAYQTFCQPQLCCLHCRPTQSVPLDKYSVTLDKYPAQCPHGNSRSSPPSLHSCWEADASVPVHPSGAQPIQQSTSHCGSDPVPHGTSSALHRQPTVSKSRPLAEPLPADQNVTDAIRSEPCGKGQTAASRAATSPEPSPNRDPLQVQNQTTTETSNQAMVELQPIFDRIDDGRRSSAPEMYPLAHGREGDGQSHTATETTTGSQSSPAGPRGALKKPSKDRPSREAHSLATVTGDQGCMQICPRLIETEDGAEIIPGPQRSSGHSESSLTTYKSEPDNVYAYAYEKKRKTRKRKRVSREDIDNSDKEASDSSKVPVVCLERLKILVSRHPPQSHQNTDLSSETSESGLKPERRVLEREAPSQEILSQESGQTGDSVLPAEQPSSEHLHSCGSSHTPEVSHPAVHELHNINQESEVLSTSSDADPALQPDTEEIHSDPDPPSEPRSVPDSDFQTDSTTEAELGLDADEESELHPESEPSAESELQAESESDLVSEQPPESVLSTSEQELESDPESTAEVTLNLESEWEPEQAVLPPATSPETVSNAAAEPEPTEERPEIENEDFCAVCRIGGDLLCCDRCPKVFHLSCHVPPLHSFPTGDWICSLCWDVEQPEVEYDCENVQMSTGTVPYGLSACDQRKCEKLTLMILSNILSAPFHEPVSPLARHYYQIIKKPMDLSVIRNRLNSSSHIHYHSPKEFVADVLLMFKNCGKFNYPDSEVAQAGCSLQSFFISKLREVFPHLRCPVQEEENSDSEDYEELERAVVSGFPWPERKEQSHRKRKRRPSLNWRKNHY; encoded by the exons ATGGCACAGAGCTTGTGCACCTTCTGCAACAAGTGGCTGTGTTTCCAATGTACTGACCTGCATCAGCACGAGAGGACCTCCACTCAACCCGCCGACCTGCAGCATCAGCAGAGAGACCCTCCATCACCATCAGAAATAG GAGCCGGTTGTTGCAGGCAGGCTGTTGTCATGTGTCCTCTCCATAAACAGGAGCCTTTGGAACTCCTCTGCGAAACGTGCGACCTCATGGCCTGCAGCATCTGTCACCTGTCCGCTCACAAAGACCATCG gCTGGTGCACGTAGGGAAGGCACTACAAGACCAGCGCTGGCTCCTGCAGAACCTCATGGCGCGCGTGGAGGAGAAGAGATCAGCGGTGGAGCGCACGGCCAAACAGGTCCAGGGCAG GCTCCACGGTATAAAGATCACGCAGAGGAAGGCGGAGAACCAGATTAAAATGGCAAAGATGATTATGATGAACGAGCTTAACAAACGGGCCAACCTATTAATAGAACAACTGGAG AGTATCTCCAGTGACTTCAAGCAACGTCTGGAGGACCAGCTGCAGGGGGCCATAGAGCTGTGCAGCCAGCTGGAGCACGTGCAAAACTTCATTACCTGGGCTACGGCCCACAACAGACACAATCCACTGCTTTTCAGCAAAGAGCTG ATTGCTCTTCAGATGCAGCAATTGCTGGAGCCACTGATGCTGTCAGAATCCTGGGCCCCATTGAAAATCAAGTTCAACTGGGATGCCAGTTTCTGGACCAAACAGATGTCCACTTTAG GTCAGCTGGTGGTTGAGGGCGGAAGTCGTTCGTACACTGAGATCGTCGGTCACCCCAGTATCCTGCGACCTCAGCCTGTTCCTTGCATAGCCATGCCTCCTCTGTGCCACGCGGTGCGGGAACCTGGCTGTGCCTACCAGACCTTCTGCCAGCCCCAACTCTGCTGCCTTCACTGCAGACCTACCCAGTCGGTTCCTTTGGACAAGTACTCTGTAACCCTGGACAAATACCCTGCTCAGTGTCCTCACGGCAACAGTCGGAGCTCCCCTCCATCCCTCCACAGCTGTTGGGAGGCTGACGCATCTGTCCCTGTGCACCCATCCGGAGCTCAGCCCATACAGCAGTCCACCTCTCACTGTGGATCTGACCCTGTCCCGCATGGAACCAGCTCTGCTTTGCATCGCCAACCGACGGTATCCAAGAGCCGCCCGCTGGCCGAACCGCTCCCTGCTGATCAGAATGTCACCGATGCGATAAGATCTGAGCCCTGTGGGAAAGGACAAACAGCGGCATCCAGAGCAGCTACATCGCCAGAACCATCACCAAACAGAGACCCTCTGCAGGTCCAGAATCAGACGACCACAGAAACCAGCAACCAAGCCATGGTTGAACTGCAGCCTATATTTGATCGTATCGATGATGGCAGG AGGTCCTCGGCTCCGGAGATGTATCCGCTGGCTCACGGCCGGGAAGGTGATGGCCAGAGCCATACCGCTACAGAGACGACGACCGGGTCTCAAAGCAGCCCGGCAGGACCCAGAGGAGCTCTTAAGAAGCCCTCTAAAGATAGGCCGAGCAGAGAGGCTCATAGCCTGGCAACAGTGACTGGGGACCAGGGATGTATG CAGATCTGCCCACGGCTCATAGAGACAGAGGATGGTGCTGAGATCATCCCAGGACCTCAGCGTTCAAGCGGTCACAGTGAATCTTCTCTGACCACATACAAGTCTGAGCCAG ATAATGTGTATGCATATGCCtatgaaaagaaaagaaaaactagaaagagaaagagagtatCAAGAGAAGATATAGACAACAG TGACAAAGAAGCTTCTGATAGTTCCAAGGTTCCAGTTGTGTGCCTTGAGAGACTCAAGATCCTGGTATCAAGACATCCACCACAGAGCCATCAGAATACAGACCTCTCATCAGAAACCTCTGAGTCTGGACTGAAACCTGAAAGAAGGGTGTTAGAGAGAGAAGCACCTTCTCAG GAAATATTGAGCCAGGAGTCAGGTCAGACAGGGGACAGCGTGCTGCCCGCAGAGCAGCCTTCATCTGAACATTTGCATAGCTGTGGATCATCTCACACCCCTGAGGTTTCTCATCCTGCCGTGCATGAATTACACAACATAAACCAAGAGTCTGAGGTTCTGTCCACCTCCAGTGATGCCGACCCTGCCCTACAACCTGACACAGAAGAGATTCACTCTGATCCTGATCCTCCATCTGAACCCAGATCAGTGCCAGATTCTGACTTTCAAACTGATTCCACAACAGAGGCTGAACTGGGCTTAGATGCAGATGAGGAATCAGAGCTCCATCCGGAATCAGAGCCAAGCGCTGAATCCGAACTTCAAGCAGAATCGGAGTCAGATCTGGTGTCCGAGCAGCCTCCCGAATCGGTGCTCTCGACTTCTGAACAGGAGCTCGAATCAGATCCAGAGTCCACAGCTGAAGTGACTCTGAACCTTGAGTCTGAATGGGAGCCGGAGCAGGCCGTCCTCCCGCCCGCCACCAGCCCTGAGACAGTATCAAATGCTGCTGCTGAACCCGAGCCTACGGAGGAAAGACCTGAGATCGAAAATGAGGACTTCTGTGCAGTCTGTCGCATTGGAGGAGACCTTCTGTGCTGCGACCGCTGCCCCAAAGTCTTTCACCTGTCGTGCCACGTGCCCCCACTGCACAGTTTCCCCAC AGGCGACTGGATTTGTTCCCTGTGCTGGGATGTGGAGCAGCCAGAGGTGGAATATGACTGTGAGAATGTGCAGATGTCCACAGGCACGGTGCCATATGGACTGTCGGCATGTGACCAGAGG AAATGTGAGAAGTTGACGCTGATGATCCTCAGCAACATTCTCAGTGCACCGTTTCATGAACCTGTCAGCCCTCTG gCACGTCATTATTATCAGATCATCAAAAAGCCCATGGACTTGTCTGTCATTCGGAACAGGCTCAACAGTAGCAGCCACATACACTATCATTCCCCTAAAGAGTTTGTGGCTGATGTCCTACTGATGTTCAAAAATTGTGGCAAGTTCAACTAC CCGGACTCAGAGGTAGCTCAGGCAGGATGCAGTCTGCAGTCATTCTTCATCTCTAAACTAAGGGAGGTCTTCCCACATCTGAGATGCCCTGTGCAGGAGGAGGAGAACTCAGACAGCGAGGATTACGAGGAGCTGGAGAGAGCTGTTGTGAGCGGATTCCCCTGGCCGGAGAGAAAGGAGCAGAGCCACaggaagaggaagaggagaCCGTCTCTCAACTGGAGGAAAAATCACTACTAG
- the trim66 gene encoding tripartite motif-containing protein 66 isoform X1 produces the protein MQKKMRILNACLLVLQCCSECSEPRMAQSLCTFCNKWLCFQCTDLHQHERTSTQPADLQHQQRDPPSPSEIGAGCCRQAVVMCPLHKQEPLELLCETCDLMACSICHLSAHKDHRLVHVGKALQDQRWLLQNLMARVEEKRSAVERTAKQVQGRLHGIKITQRKAENQIKMAKMIMMNELNKRANLLIEQLESISSDFKQRLEDQLQGAIELCSQLEHVQNFITWATAHNRHNPLLFSKELIALQMQQLLEPLMLSESWAPLKIKFNWDASFWTKQMSTLGQLVVEGGSRSYTEIVGHPSILRPQPVPCIAMPPLCHAVREPGCAYQTFCQPQLCCLHCRPTQSVPLDKYSVTLDKYPAQCPHGNSRSSPPSLHSCWEADASVPVHPSGAQPIQQSTSHCGSDPVPHGTSSALHRQPTVSKSRPLAEPLPADQNVTDAIRSEPCGKGQTAASRAATSPEPSPNRDPLQVQNQTTTETSNQAMVELQPIFDRIDDGRRSSAPEMYPLAHGREGDGQSHTATETTTGSQSSPAGPRGALKKPSKDRPSREAHSLATVTGDQGCMQICPRLIETEDGAEIIPGPQRSSGHSESSLTTYKSEPDNVYAYAYEKKRKTRKRKRVSREDIDNSDKEASDSSKVPVVCLERLKILVSRHPPQSHQNTDLSSETSESGLKPERRVLEREAPSQEILSQESGQTGDSVLPAEQPSSEHLHSCGSSHTPEVSHPAVHELHNINQESEVLSTSSDADPALQPDTEEIHSDPDPPSEPRSVPDSDFQTDSTTEAELGLDADEESELHPESEPSAESELQAESESDLVSEQPPESVLSTSEQELESDPESTAEVTLNLESEWEPEQAVLPPATSPETVSNAAAEPEPTEERPEIENEDFCAVCRIGGDLLCCDRCPKVFHLSCHVPPLHSFPTGDWICSLCWDVEQPEVEYDCENVQMSTGTVPYGLSACDQRKCEKLTLMILSNILSAPFHEPVSPLARHYYQIIKKPMDLSVIRNRLNSSSHIHYHSPKEFVADVLLMFKNCGKFNYPDSEVAQAGCSLQSFFISKLREVFPHLRCPVQEEENSDSEDYEELERAVVSGFPWPERKEQSHRKRKRRPSLNWRKNHY, from the exons ATGCAAAAAAAGATGCGGATTTTGAATGCTTGTCTGCTTGTGCTTCAGTGTTGTTCCGAGTGCTCAGAGCCCAGAATGGCACAGAGCTTGTGCACCTTCTGCAACAAGTGGCTGTGTTTCCAATGTACTGACCTGCATCAGCACGAGAGGACCTCCACTCAACCCGCCGACCTGCAGCATCAGCAGAGAGACCCTCCATCACCATCAGAAATAG GAGCCGGTTGTTGCAGGCAGGCTGTTGTCATGTGTCCTCTCCATAAACAGGAGCCTTTGGAACTCCTCTGCGAAACGTGCGACCTCATGGCCTGCAGCATCTGTCACCTGTCCGCTCACAAAGACCATCG gCTGGTGCACGTAGGGAAGGCACTACAAGACCAGCGCTGGCTCCTGCAGAACCTCATGGCGCGCGTGGAGGAGAAGAGATCAGCGGTGGAGCGCACGGCCAAACAGGTCCAGGGCAG GCTCCACGGTATAAAGATCACGCAGAGGAAGGCGGAGAACCAGATTAAAATGGCAAAGATGATTATGATGAACGAGCTTAACAAACGGGCCAACCTATTAATAGAACAACTGGAG AGTATCTCCAGTGACTTCAAGCAACGTCTGGAGGACCAGCTGCAGGGGGCCATAGAGCTGTGCAGCCAGCTGGAGCACGTGCAAAACTTCATTACCTGGGCTACGGCCCACAACAGACACAATCCACTGCTTTTCAGCAAAGAGCTG ATTGCTCTTCAGATGCAGCAATTGCTGGAGCCACTGATGCTGTCAGAATCCTGGGCCCCATTGAAAATCAAGTTCAACTGGGATGCCAGTTTCTGGACCAAACAGATGTCCACTTTAG GTCAGCTGGTGGTTGAGGGCGGAAGTCGTTCGTACACTGAGATCGTCGGTCACCCCAGTATCCTGCGACCTCAGCCTGTTCCTTGCATAGCCATGCCTCCTCTGTGCCACGCGGTGCGGGAACCTGGCTGTGCCTACCAGACCTTCTGCCAGCCCCAACTCTGCTGCCTTCACTGCAGACCTACCCAGTCGGTTCCTTTGGACAAGTACTCTGTAACCCTGGACAAATACCCTGCTCAGTGTCCTCACGGCAACAGTCGGAGCTCCCCTCCATCCCTCCACAGCTGTTGGGAGGCTGACGCATCTGTCCCTGTGCACCCATCCGGAGCTCAGCCCATACAGCAGTCCACCTCTCACTGTGGATCTGACCCTGTCCCGCATGGAACCAGCTCTGCTTTGCATCGCCAACCGACGGTATCCAAGAGCCGCCCGCTGGCCGAACCGCTCCCTGCTGATCAGAATGTCACCGATGCGATAAGATCTGAGCCCTGTGGGAAAGGACAAACAGCGGCATCCAGAGCAGCTACATCGCCAGAACCATCACCAAACAGAGACCCTCTGCAGGTCCAGAATCAGACGACCACAGAAACCAGCAACCAAGCCATGGTTGAACTGCAGCCTATATTTGATCGTATCGATGATGGCAGG AGGTCCTCGGCTCCGGAGATGTATCCGCTGGCTCACGGCCGGGAAGGTGATGGCCAGAGCCATACCGCTACAGAGACGACGACCGGGTCTCAAAGCAGCCCGGCAGGACCCAGAGGAGCTCTTAAGAAGCCCTCTAAAGATAGGCCGAGCAGAGAGGCTCATAGCCTGGCAACAGTGACTGGGGACCAGGGATGTATG CAGATCTGCCCACGGCTCATAGAGACAGAGGATGGTGCTGAGATCATCCCAGGACCTCAGCGTTCAAGCGGTCACAGTGAATCTTCTCTGACCACATACAAGTCTGAGCCAG ATAATGTGTATGCATATGCCtatgaaaagaaaagaaaaactagaaagagaaagagagtatCAAGAGAAGATATAGACAACAG TGACAAAGAAGCTTCTGATAGTTCCAAGGTTCCAGTTGTGTGCCTTGAGAGACTCAAGATCCTGGTATCAAGACATCCACCACAGAGCCATCAGAATACAGACCTCTCATCAGAAACCTCTGAGTCTGGACTGAAACCTGAAAGAAGGGTGTTAGAGAGAGAAGCACCTTCTCAG GAAATATTGAGCCAGGAGTCAGGTCAGACAGGGGACAGCGTGCTGCCCGCAGAGCAGCCTTCATCTGAACATTTGCATAGCTGTGGATCATCTCACACCCCTGAGGTTTCTCATCCTGCCGTGCATGAATTACACAACATAAACCAAGAGTCTGAGGTTCTGTCCACCTCCAGTGATGCCGACCCTGCCCTACAACCTGACACAGAAGAGATTCACTCTGATCCTGATCCTCCATCTGAACCCAGATCAGTGCCAGATTCTGACTTTCAAACTGATTCCACAACAGAGGCTGAACTGGGCTTAGATGCAGATGAGGAATCAGAGCTCCATCCGGAATCAGAGCCAAGCGCTGAATCCGAACTTCAAGCAGAATCGGAGTCAGATCTGGTGTCCGAGCAGCCTCCCGAATCGGTGCTCTCGACTTCTGAACAGGAGCTCGAATCAGATCCAGAGTCCACAGCTGAAGTGACTCTGAACCTTGAGTCTGAATGGGAGCCGGAGCAGGCCGTCCTCCCGCCCGCCACCAGCCCTGAGACAGTATCAAATGCTGCTGCTGAACCCGAGCCTACGGAGGAAAGACCTGAGATCGAAAATGAGGACTTCTGTGCAGTCTGTCGCATTGGAGGAGACCTTCTGTGCTGCGACCGCTGCCCCAAAGTCTTTCACCTGTCGTGCCACGTGCCCCCACTGCACAGTTTCCCCAC AGGCGACTGGATTTGTTCCCTGTGCTGGGATGTGGAGCAGCCAGAGGTGGAATATGACTGTGAGAATGTGCAGATGTCCACAGGCACGGTGCCATATGGACTGTCGGCATGTGACCAGAGG AAATGTGAGAAGTTGACGCTGATGATCCTCAGCAACATTCTCAGTGCACCGTTTCATGAACCTGTCAGCCCTCTG gCACGTCATTATTATCAGATCATCAAAAAGCCCATGGACTTGTCTGTCATTCGGAACAGGCTCAACAGTAGCAGCCACATACACTATCATTCCCCTAAAGAGTTTGTGGCTGATGTCCTACTGATGTTCAAAAATTGTGGCAAGTTCAACTAC CCGGACTCAGAGGTAGCTCAGGCAGGATGCAGTCTGCAGTCATTCTTCATCTCTAAACTAAGGGAGGTCTTCCCACATCTGAGATGCCCTGTGCAGGAGGAGGAGAACTCAGACAGCGAGGATTACGAGGAGCTGGAGAGAGCTGTTGTGAGCGGATTCCCCTGGCCGGAGAGAAAGGAGCAGAGCCACaggaagaggaagaggagaCCGTCTCTCAACTGGAGGAAAAATCACTACTAG
- the trim66 gene encoding tripartite motif-containing protein 66 isoform X5 has product MEKCCSECSEPRMAQSLCTFCNKWLCFQCTDLHQHERTSTQPADLQHQQRDPPSPSEIGAGCCRQAVVMCPLHKQEPLELLCETCDLMACSICHLSAHKDHRLVHVGKALQDQRWLLQNLMARVEEKRSAVERTAKQVQGRLHGIKITQRKAENQIKMAKMIMMNELNKRANLLIEQLESISSDFKQRLEDQLQGAIELCSQLEHVQNFITWATAHNRHNPLLFSKELIALQMQQLLEPLMLSESWAPLKIKFNWDASFWTKQMSTLGQLVVEGGSRSYTEIVGHPSILRPQPVPCIAMPPLCHAVREPGCAYQTFCQPQLCCLHCRPTQSVPLDKYSVTLDKYPAQCPHGNSRSSPPSLHSCWEADASVPVHPSGAQPIQQSTSHCGSDPVPHGTSSALHRQPTVSKSRPLAEPLPADQNVTDAIRSEPCGKGQTAASRAATSPEPSPNRDPLQVQNQTTTETSNQAMVELQPIFDRIDDGRRSSAPEMYPLAHGREGDGQSHTATETTTGSQSSPAGPRGALKKPSKDRPSREAHSLATVTGDQGCMQICPRLIETEDGAEIIPGPQRSSGHSESSLTTYKSEPDNVYAYAYEKKRKTRKRKRVSREDIDNSDKEASDSSKVPVVCLERLKILVSRHPPQSHQNTDLSSETSESGLKPERRVLEREAPSQEILSQESGQTGDSVLPAEQPSSEHLHSCGSSHTPEVSHPAVHELHNINQESEVLSTSSDADPALQPDTEEIHSDPDPPSEPRSVPDSDFQTDSTTEAELGLDADEESELHPESEPSAESELQAESESDLVSEQPPESVLSTSEQELESDPESTAEVTLNLESEWEPEQAVLPPATSPETVSNAAAEPEPTEERPEIENEDFCAVCRIGGDLLCCDRCPKVFHLSCHVPPLHSFPTGDWICSLCWDVEQPEVEYDCENVQMSTGTVPYGLSACDQRKCEKLTLMILSNILSAPFHEPVSPLARHYYQIIKKPMDLSVIRNRLNSSSHIHYHSPKEFVADVLLMFKNCGKFNYPDSEVAQAGCSLQSFFISKLREVFPHLRCPVQEEENSDSEDYEELERAVVSGFPWPERKEQSHRKRKRRPSLNWRKNHY; this is encoded by the exons ATGGAGAAG TGTTGTTCCGAGTGCTCAGAGCCCAGAATGGCACAGAGCTTGTGCACCTTCTGCAACAAGTGGCTGTGTTTCCAATGTACTGACCTGCATCAGCACGAGAGGACCTCCACTCAACCCGCCGACCTGCAGCATCAGCAGAGAGACCCTCCATCACCATCAGAAATAG GAGCCGGTTGTTGCAGGCAGGCTGTTGTCATGTGTCCTCTCCATAAACAGGAGCCTTTGGAACTCCTCTGCGAAACGTGCGACCTCATGGCCTGCAGCATCTGTCACCTGTCCGCTCACAAAGACCATCG gCTGGTGCACGTAGGGAAGGCACTACAAGACCAGCGCTGGCTCCTGCAGAACCTCATGGCGCGCGTGGAGGAGAAGAGATCAGCGGTGGAGCGCACGGCCAAACAGGTCCAGGGCAG GCTCCACGGTATAAAGATCACGCAGAGGAAGGCGGAGAACCAGATTAAAATGGCAAAGATGATTATGATGAACGAGCTTAACAAACGGGCCAACCTATTAATAGAACAACTGGAG AGTATCTCCAGTGACTTCAAGCAACGTCTGGAGGACCAGCTGCAGGGGGCCATAGAGCTGTGCAGCCAGCTGGAGCACGTGCAAAACTTCATTACCTGGGCTACGGCCCACAACAGACACAATCCACTGCTTTTCAGCAAAGAGCTG ATTGCTCTTCAGATGCAGCAATTGCTGGAGCCACTGATGCTGTCAGAATCCTGGGCCCCATTGAAAATCAAGTTCAACTGGGATGCCAGTTTCTGGACCAAACAGATGTCCACTTTAG GTCAGCTGGTGGTTGAGGGCGGAAGTCGTTCGTACACTGAGATCGTCGGTCACCCCAGTATCCTGCGACCTCAGCCTGTTCCTTGCATAGCCATGCCTCCTCTGTGCCACGCGGTGCGGGAACCTGGCTGTGCCTACCAGACCTTCTGCCAGCCCCAACTCTGCTGCCTTCACTGCAGACCTACCCAGTCGGTTCCTTTGGACAAGTACTCTGTAACCCTGGACAAATACCCTGCTCAGTGTCCTCACGGCAACAGTCGGAGCTCCCCTCCATCCCTCCACAGCTGTTGGGAGGCTGACGCATCTGTCCCTGTGCACCCATCCGGAGCTCAGCCCATACAGCAGTCCACCTCTCACTGTGGATCTGACCCTGTCCCGCATGGAACCAGCTCTGCTTTGCATCGCCAACCGACGGTATCCAAGAGCCGCCCGCTGGCCGAACCGCTCCCTGCTGATCAGAATGTCACCGATGCGATAAGATCTGAGCCCTGTGGGAAAGGACAAACAGCGGCATCCAGAGCAGCTACATCGCCAGAACCATCACCAAACAGAGACCCTCTGCAGGTCCAGAATCAGACGACCACAGAAACCAGCAACCAAGCCATGGTTGAACTGCAGCCTATATTTGATCGTATCGATGATGGCAGG AGGTCCTCGGCTCCGGAGATGTATCCGCTGGCTCACGGCCGGGAAGGTGATGGCCAGAGCCATACCGCTACAGAGACGACGACCGGGTCTCAAAGCAGCCCGGCAGGACCCAGAGGAGCTCTTAAGAAGCCCTCTAAAGATAGGCCGAGCAGAGAGGCTCATAGCCTGGCAACAGTGACTGGGGACCAGGGATGTATG CAGATCTGCCCACGGCTCATAGAGACAGAGGATGGTGCTGAGATCATCCCAGGACCTCAGCGTTCAAGCGGTCACAGTGAATCTTCTCTGACCACATACAAGTCTGAGCCAG ATAATGTGTATGCATATGCCtatgaaaagaaaagaaaaactagaaagagaaagagagtatCAAGAGAAGATATAGACAACAG TGACAAAGAAGCTTCTGATAGTTCCAAGGTTCCAGTTGTGTGCCTTGAGAGACTCAAGATCCTGGTATCAAGACATCCACCACAGAGCCATCAGAATACAGACCTCTCATCAGAAACCTCTGAGTCTGGACTGAAACCTGAAAGAAGGGTGTTAGAGAGAGAAGCACCTTCTCAG GAAATATTGAGCCAGGAGTCAGGTCAGACAGGGGACAGCGTGCTGCCCGCAGAGCAGCCTTCATCTGAACATTTGCATAGCTGTGGATCATCTCACACCCCTGAGGTTTCTCATCCTGCCGTGCATGAATTACACAACATAAACCAAGAGTCTGAGGTTCTGTCCACCTCCAGTGATGCCGACCCTGCCCTACAACCTGACACAGAAGAGATTCACTCTGATCCTGATCCTCCATCTGAACCCAGATCAGTGCCAGATTCTGACTTTCAAACTGATTCCACAACAGAGGCTGAACTGGGCTTAGATGCAGATGAGGAATCAGAGCTCCATCCGGAATCAGAGCCAAGCGCTGAATCCGAACTTCAAGCAGAATCGGAGTCAGATCTGGTGTCCGAGCAGCCTCCCGAATCGGTGCTCTCGACTTCTGAACAGGAGCTCGAATCAGATCCAGAGTCCACAGCTGAAGTGACTCTGAACCTTGAGTCTGAATGGGAGCCGGAGCAGGCCGTCCTCCCGCCCGCCACCAGCCCTGAGACAGTATCAAATGCTGCTGCTGAACCCGAGCCTACGGAGGAAAGACCTGAGATCGAAAATGAGGACTTCTGTGCAGTCTGTCGCATTGGAGGAGACCTTCTGTGCTGCGACCGCTGCCCCAAAGTCTTTCACCTGTCGTGCCACGTGCCCCCACTGCACAGTTTCCCCAC AGGCGACTGGATTTGTTCCCTGTGCTGGGATGTGGAGCAGCCAGAGGTGGAATATGACTGTGAGAATGTGCAGATGTCCACAGGCACGGTGCCATATGGACTGTCGGCATGTGACCAGAGG AAATGTGAGAAGTTGACGCTGATGATCCTCAGCAACATTCTCAGTGCACCGTTTCATGAACCTGTCAGCCCTCTG gCACGTCATTATTATCAGATCATCAAAAAGCCCATGGACTTGTCTGTCATTCGGAACAGGCTCAACAGTAGCAGCCACATACACTATCATTCCCCTAAAGAGTTTGTGGCTGATGTCCTACTGATGTTCAAAAATTGTGGCAAGTTCAACTAC CCGGACTCAGAGGTAGCTCAGGCAGGATGCAGTCTGCAGTCATTCTTCATCTCTAAACTAAGGGAGGTCTTCCCACATCTGAGATGCCCTGTGCAGGAGGAGGAGAACTCAGACAGCGAGGATTACGAGGAGCTGGAGAGAGCTGTTGTGAGCGGATTCCCCTGGCCGGAGAGAAAGGAGCAGAGCCACaggaagaggaagaggagaCCGTCTCTCAACTGGAGGAAAAATCACTACTAG